A region of Psychrobacter fulvigenes DNA encodes the following proteins:
- a CDS encoding antirestriction protein, translating into MNSQEQELIPVTAVQVDDENRMAFLPTYFGPRLMMHGEGLVYRWMRRLSGGYNGGFWNFYELTNGGFYMAPEVGLLQVEVAGNYFSGEMSADAAGIVATLFALGQLAEETQGMDECDTLIDCYHWLREYAGTHAEAARIYRAID; encoded by the coding sequence ATGAACAGCCAAGAACAGGAGTTGATCCCCGTTACTGCCGTTCAGGTCGATGATGAAAACCGTATGGCGTTTTTGCCCACCTACTTCGGCCCGCGCTTGATGATGCATGGCGAAGGTCTTGTTTATCGCTGGATGCGCAGGCTGTCTGGTGGCTATAACGGTGGATTCTGGAATTTTTACGAGCTGACCAATGGAGGGTTTTACATGGCCCCGGAAGTTGGTTTGTTGCAGGTGGAGGTGGCCGGCAATTATTTCAGTGGGGAAATGTCCGCTGATGCGGCCGGGATCGTTGCCACGTTGTTTGCGCTGGGCCAGCTCGCAGAGGAAACACAAGGCATGGACGAATGCGATACGTTGATTGACTGTTATCACTGGTTGCGTGAGTACGCTGGAACGCACGCCGAAGCTGCGCGGATTTACCGCGCCATCGACTGA
- the kleA gene encoding stable inheritance protein KleA, translating into MDKIMPWIDELPEAAKTDFPARRDAVAELMDEAAELVRRAEELRAKAYFTGCTLEGDAKRVWSVDEVEQAKARVRW; encoded by the coding sequence ATGGACAAGATCATGCCGTGGATTGATGAGTTGCCCGAGGCGGCAAAGACTGATTTTCCAGCGCGTCGCGATGCCGTTGCGGAGCTGATGGATGAGGCTGCGGAGCTGGTGCGCAGAGCCGAAGAGTTGCGGGCGAAGGCATATTTCACTGGCTGCACGCTTGAAGGCGATGCCAAGCGGGTTTGGTCGGTTGATGAGGTGGAGCAAGCCAAGGCGCGGGTGCGCTGGTAA